CTAGGGACTACTACTCCAAAAACCATTAACAGATAATCATCATCATAACTTGCTCAATTGcttttagtcttttttttttttttttttttttttttaatatgccaCATTTCAGTTTCCCAAATGACAAGCCAGTAGGTGAATCATACAAATAGGTGCAATAACAACTTTTATGAAATCATAGATAAGCTAATAATTGTAGCCATGGTTGTCTGCATAGGTGGACAAATTGGGCTTACTTGCGTGTGATTAGCATTATCGTGTCAAATACCAATCTACACATTCATGGTATGATGGGAGGGTGAGAAAACTATAAAAATTGATAGCAATTGGAAATCTGACTAGAGATGGGAACTTTGCTTGCCACAATTATCAGAGAAGTGGAGAATCCCCCATCTGGTAAAAGTTACAGTTAAGGGCCATGCAGGGAATTTTGACACAAACATTTGGATAATATTGTACATATGATAATAAACTTGCATTAATGGTAGAGAAGCTGCAGCTGCTGTTACATTTAAaccagaagaaaagaaagaaagaaagaaagaaatccacAAAAGCAAAAGAACAACCTCTATGCTTTTCCATCTGTGGGAATTGAGTCAACTCTTTCAAACCTATTTTGAGCTTTGacaaaaccctaaattaaataTTTGCTAAAATGGCCTGCAGTTTTCTTCTTTTCAAATAGCCCAAGTCTGTAGTCAGCCAACCTTGACTTGTAAGCTGAGTTTTTGTATTCACTCCATGTGAACTGCTCATATAAGCTTTCTTCCCCTTCTGCTAATAGAGATGGTAAAGGTGCAATCTTTTCACTCAGAGGTGGACCACcgaagtagatcatggaaattCTTGATTTTCTTGTGTCAGCTAAAACTCTGTGCCTCACACTCTTAAACCTTCCATTAGTCATTACCtgtatttttattttcaaaatccCCACACAAAATTCaataaaacaagaaaaaaaaataaaaagtttccCTTTGTACTTTACTACTTTTGAACCCAAAAACTTTTCCAAGAAAACACAGAAAAtgaaactttaaaaaaaaaaaaattaaacttttactAGTAAAACTAGATGGGGCCAATATagaaaatcatttatttttaCTTGAGGGTACGTTCTGTTCAATATGGAAGACACAGGCCGATAAACACAAGTAACAAACTTAGCtgcaatttttctttttcttagaaAAAAGATATTACataataaattaaagaaatatacatataaaataaactaaaagaaaataaactgTACCTGCAAGGCATCACCAACATTGATAAAAAAGGACGTCTGATCAGGTGGGACTGAAACCCAAGTCCCATCTCTCAGACAGATTTGCAGGCCAGTTGTGTTGTTAGATCTTAAGACAGAAATTATCTGTGGGTCTGTGTGCTCCCCAAACCCAATCAAATTTCTACCACTCAATGCTTGCAGCTCTGGGCATGGTGCATAGTAGTTTAGCCTGAAGCATGAGTCGCTCTTCTCATCCTTCACCAGCTTACTCAGCACATTCCTTGGTTCAATCCCCAGTCCATCTGCCATCAATTCCAGCACTTCATATGCCATTCTCTTCACTGCCAATATGTAATCTTCCACAGCAGAGCTACAACCATtaacaaaaagaagaaaaatattaataatgcAATTCATTCATTTATCTGATACTAAATTATGTTATTTCCTCTGTTACGACAAGAGACAAACAGAAGTacgaaagagagaaggagaaaaCAAGAAAAGGAGGAGGCTTATGTACAAATTTTACCGGAAAATTTGTGGGTTTTCCTGGAAAATGGAGAGAGTTTTGTGGGAAGTGATTTGGGGATTGGTGTTGAGAAGAAGATATTCAATCCAACCAACATCACCATTAGGGCCAATTCTCTTGTTGCCATAGCCAAAAGGGTCAGGTGGGCCAACCTTATCTTTCTCAGACTGAGGAAGGTCAAAGAAGTTCATGGCCAGTGTTTCCAATCTGCTCATGAACTCCAATGGGACTCCGTGATTGACCAACTTGAAGAACCCAAACTCTTCACAAGCTTCAACTATGAGGGTCTTGGCATCAGGGTCCATCAAGTTTATCACAGGAATCCCAGAGAATAAGCCCGTAGGCTTGCATGTTTTGATTAGGGAGTAATGGTCTAATGCTGTCTGCGACAGAACCACCATGGCTCTGCTATTGTTTCACACTCAAAAACACCAAAAGGGGCACAAGAacacaaaaaagaaaaagaaacagaGTAAGAGAGAAAGAAACAAAGAGAAGATGAGGCGATTTGGAATAGAGAAGTTGGCGGAGATTGATGGGGTTATAAATGGGCAAATGGGTGAAGAAGCTAATGCATGAGAGAGGGAGGAGGGACACAGGCGTTAGTAACTATAAAGGGGAGCCATCTGGCCTTGTGTGTCTGCTTGGCTTTTATGCTTTCGAGGAAGAGAAGAAAATAGAAATGTTGTAATAGCAACGTAAATTTAAGACGCGCTAATAGCATagttatataatattaaaataataatataaaatttaatgtattttaattataagttctatatttataaaaaaatatataaaaaattatattataataaaaaaaataaaatataattatttaaaatttttaaattttaattttagtatattttttaaataacttaCAACCCTAATTTAAATAAATCGAACCACAATTTAAATCTATAAAAtgtattcaaaatttaagttataaatAATATCAagaaatttcttaaattttttcttttttttatttcctatttaatcatttatttttttatctttttcataTTATTCCAAGTTAGGCCCTAcaaatttattttctgttatttcgaCTTTGCTCTATTAATATGTCATGTGGgaatttataacaattatattAGCAGGTATTATTATTCAaccttaatttattttatattatttgaaaagtttttttttacaaaattgtaTTATTTCAAGGTAAGCATCACTAATATTTTATTGTGAGATTTTTATcgtaattatattattaatttacactataattaaatattaataagattaTTTTTTATATAGGGTGTAACTTCTATTATATTGATATTCTTAATTTGAGTGAGATTTCTAATAAATTAACTTTATAAATATAGTAAATATAGAGAAGGATTTTCTCATAGAGGATAAGGGGTTTTGTCCATTAAAAAGAATGACTTTTACTcaagaaataatatatttttgtcTATTAAAAAGGGTTACATTTGTTTATTGCAGTCTAATGAAAGGAAAGAGATTTCGATAAGGGTAGAAAGGATATAATTTAAGAGGAATGTACTATCATTCATTATAGTTATAGACACAATTGAGTTATGTATAAAGGGATATAAAAGGGAtcgattaatatatttattatgagcAATTTGATGTGAAAATTTTATTGGGTGTAATTTGATTGATGAGTAAATAATTTCAATCTTATAATCGATAAATTATGTAAAATTTTAGCAAAATTGCTACTGTTACAATAATAATGATTTATACATATCCAAAACAACAATTTTTATCTATTGTGAAAATATAATTAAACTGTTACTTTGTGTTATGATAATATAGGCATATGTATTGGTTCACAAGCCACTGCTTCATCATTGATGTATGGCTATGATTTAATCATATTTAACAACAGTTTCCCATCGATGCCTTATATTTATTATGTAGCAGCATTACTTACAGTAAATatagtattttttattattattaattttagttgaaattaaaatttgagaaactgaaaagtttttttttctttattatcatttttactttataatgaaaattaaaaaaaaactataaaagtAATTTAAACAATCAAAAAGCgaaaattgaatgaaatgatacCTTATTTAATATCACACATATTTTTACTGTATTATGTATTGAAAAAGATTAATgggattaaaattagaaaaattttatgaaataagatatattataattaagtttgtaatataaaAGAATTTTTATTTTAGTGGTTATATTTTCAAATGAATTAACCAACTTCtacaattatattttaaattattcatattttaacaattttattttttttagaacgaatattcaaaacaatttgctatttagtatttataattaattattttaaaaattaaaaaattatgatataataTTTCAAAATAACACAAGTCTCTTAAAATACTACATTGAATTATTTTT
The Hevea brasiliensis isolate MT/VB/25A 57/8 chromosome 18, ASM3005281v1, whole genome shotgun sequence genome window above contains:
- the LOC110641782 gene encoding LOW QUALITY PROTEIN: gibberellin 2-beta-dioxygenase (The sequence of the model RefSeq protein was modified relative to this genomic sequence to represent the inferred CDS: deleted 1 base in 1 codon) produces the protein MVVLSQTALDHYSLIKTCKPTGLFSGIPVINLMDPDAKTLIVEACEEFGFFKLVNHGVPLEFMSRLETLAMNFFDLPQSEKDKVGPPDPFGYGNKRIGPNGDVGWIEYLLLNTNPQITSHKTLSIFQENPQIFRSAVEDYILAVKRMAYEVLELMADGLGIEPRNVLSKLVKDEKSDSCFRLNYYAPCPELQALSGRNLIGFGEHTDPQIISVLRSNNTTGLQICLRDGTWVSVPPDQTSFFINVGDALQVMTNGRFKSVRHRVLADTRKSRISMIYFGGPPLSEKIAPLPSLLAEGEESLYEQFTWSEYKNSAYKSRLADYRLGLFEKKKLQAILANI